From a single Halorussus halophilus genomic region:
- a CDS encoding NAD(P)-dependent alcohol dehydrogenase, translating to MQAARLHEYTDDMSSALAIEEIDRPTANQPDDVVVEVEGAGWCQTDNHIIEGMWTEYVPQELPMTLGHENAGIVSEVGNDVTLVSEGDPVICHPVQTCGTCRPCRLGEDMYCENSAFNGLTTDGGFAEYLLTNERAVIPLPDGVDPTDIAPHADAGITAYHAVKKAVRELNPGDHAVVIGVGGLGHIGLQCLDAMSAATITAIDLKDDALDLATDLGAHHTINPTDEDVPDAIGNLTDETGVAQVLDFVGADETTGYAPDIVAAGGDHHVVGYGGHVHEPAQALVDGEFSYRGTLVGKYTELQELVALVEQGEVELRTTRYDLADINTVAERLEHGEIEGRAVITP from the coding sequence ATGCAAGCAGCGAGACTCCACGAATACACTGACGACATGAGCAGCGCGCTTGCGATTGAGGAGATCGACCGCCCCACTGCAAACCAACCGGACGACGTGGTCGTCGAAGTCGAAGGCGCAGGATGGTGTCAGACGGATAATCACATCATCGAGGGAATGTGGACCGAATACGTCCCCCAAGAACTGCCAATGACGCTCGGCCACGAAAACGCAGGTATCGTCTCGGAGGTCGGCAACGACGTTACACTTGTCTCGGAGGGCGACCCCGTTATCTGTCATCCCGTCCAGACGTGTGGGACGTGTCGGCCCTGTCGCCTCGGAGAAGACATGTACTGTGAGAACAGTGCGTTCAACGGTCTCACCACGGACGGTGGCTTTGCTGAGTACTTGCTCACGAACGAACGAGCTGTTATCCCGCTTCCCGACGGCGTCGACCCGACTGATATTGCACCACACGCCGACGCCGGAATCACAGCCTACCATGCAGTGAAGAAGGCTGTGCGCGAGCTGAACCCTGGTGACCACGCAGTCGTCATCGGGGTCGGTGGTCTCGGCCATATCGGCCTCCAATGTCTCGATGCGATGAGTGCAGCGACCATCACCGCAATCGACCTGAAAGACGATGCGCTCGACCTGGCGACCGACCTCGGCGCACACCACACCATCAATCCCACGGACGAGGACGTGCCAGACGCGATTGGGAACCTGACCGATGAAACAGGTGTCGCACAGGTCCTCGATTTCGTTGGCGCCGACGAGACGACGGGGTACGCACCAGACATCGTCGCTGCTGGCGGCGACCACCACGTCGTCGGGTACGGCGGGCACGTCCACGAACCCGCCCAAGCACTCGTCGACGGGGAATTCTCGTATCGCGGCACCCTCGTCGGGAAATACACTGAACTCCAAGAACTCGTTGCGTTAGTCGAACAGGGCGAAGTCGAGTTGCGGACCACGCGCTACGACCTCGCTGACATCAACACGGTCGCTGAACGGCTCGAACACGGCGAAATTGAGGGTCGCGCCGTCATCACACCGTAG
- a CDS encoding ribonuclease HI family protein, with the protein MTDDPLPAEHLSPLATLVDEVLAELGYEVAAAIDAIDDAVPGYGGLFDPATSPDELRRALENLQASGLTRPSIPKPASDAFVLYVDGSSRGNPGPAGAGAVIMDGAEKELARLGRPVGSRTGNNTAEYVALQLGLSELLARYEPRKLEVRIDSMTVIRDVWGGDDPTEPGVETYSEAVTAALSSIPEHHYTHLADSDPNPADALATVGADIAAFGPG; encoded by the coding sequence GTGACCGACGACCCCCTCCCAGCCGAACACCTCTCGCCGCTCGCCACACTCGTCGACGAGGTACTCGCGGAACTCGGCTACGAGGTGGCGGCCGCCATCGACGCCATCGACGACGCTGTCCCCGGCTACGGCGGTCTCTTCGACCCCGCAACCAGCCCAGACGAACTGCGTCGCGCGCTCGAAAATCTGCAGGCGTCAGGACTCACCCGACCATCCATCCCCAAACCGGCGAGCGACGCATTCGTCCTCTACGTCGATGGCAGTTCACGTGGCAATCCTGGCCCTGCAGGTGCTGGCGCGGTCATCATGGACGGTGCGGAGAAAGAACTTGCTCGTCTCGGCCGACCCGTCGGGTCTCGGACGGGAAACAACACCGCCGAGTACGTTGCCCTCCAACTCGGACTCTCCGAACTGTTGGCTCGCTACGAGCCACGTAAGCTGGAGGTACGCATCGATTCGATGACGGTCATCCGAGACGTCTGGGGTGGCGATGACCCGACGGAACCGGGCGTCGAGACGTACAGCGAGGCCGTCACGGCCGCACTGTCGAGCATCCCGGAACACCACTACACGCATCTGGCCGACAGCGACCCGAATCCCGCCGACGCACTGGCGACAGTGGGAGCCGATATCGCGGCCTTTGGCCCGGGATAG
- a CDS encoding DUF1214 domain-containing protein translates to MRGLLQLFEENVHDFSRESIPIYDAQGYFVENELDHYSINGFMLESGRLHTEANELVIYVQHEHPMAPERVQNWLPAPEGACVLRRDSTVSAGRWSTGPMTCPRSSPRKGNGFKPCLHTDRLERLDRELRSQRLLADL, encoded by the coding sequence ATGAGGGGCTTGTTACAGCTATTCGAGGAGAACGTCCACGACTTCAGTCGTGAGTCGATTCCGATTTACGACGCGCAGGGCTACTTCGTCGAGAACGAACTCGACCACTACAGCATCAACGGCTTCATGCTCGAGTCAGGCCGGTTGCACACCGAAGCCAACGAACTCGTCATCTACGTCCAGCACGAGCATCCGATGGCTCCAGAGAGGGTGCAGAACTGGCTGCCAGCCCCCGAAGGGGCATGCGTTTTGCGCCGCGATTCTACGGTCTCCGCTGGTCGGTGGTCGACGGGTCCTATGACATGCCCGAGGTCGTCTCCGCGAAAGGGTAACGGCTTCAAACCCTGTCTCCACACAGACAGGTTGGAACGTCTTGACCGAGAACTTCGTAGCCAGCGGTTGCTCGCCGATCTATGA
- a CDS encoding DUF1214 domain-containing protein has product MCNDAHETTTESNSEPLRATRRSALRGAGLAGLLVMGGGASARQDAPGANAQQTATDDETVPVTWKNYSRANCQTSFQAAVDEGGFGQLYHYREITPVSNQLDVEPNRDTIYSLGVFDLTEPVTITLPDTGDRYQSMNVQNEDQYVKLYADEPGTYTITQDMVGARYAGVLIRTFVDPTDPDDITQVRQLQDETVVEQASAGSFEIPNWDQQSFKQLDDALTTVFITLENFSGAYGDVGQVDPVKFFVASPSGWTGVPQPSEALFLQRIPSQNDGTTPYTLTVKNVPVDAFWSVTVYNRDLYLEENEYDAYSINNVTAERNDDDSVTIHFGGDPDQPNFIYTPEGWHYIVRLYQPREPILDGSYQFPESQPVK; this is encoded by the coding sequence ATGTGCAATGACGCACACGAGACGACGACTGAATCGAACTCCGAACCGCTACGGGCAACCCGCCGAAGCGCACTTCGTGGAGCAGGTCTCGCCGGTTTACTCGTGATGGGCGGTGGCGCCAGTGCCCGCCAAGACGCTCCGGGCGCGAACGCCCAGCAGACGGCGACAGATGACGAGACCGTGCCGGTGACGTGGAAGAACTACTCACGCGCCAACTGTCAGACGTCGTTCCAAGCAGCCGTCGACGAGGGCGGGTTCGGACAGCTCTATCATTACAGGGAGATCACTCCTGTCAGTAATCAGTTGGACGTCGAGCCTAATCGTGACACGATTTACTCACTCGGGGTGTTCGATCTGACCGAGCCAGTCACTATTACGCTCCCAGACACCGGTGACCGCTACCAGTCGATGAACGTCCAGAACGAGGACCAATATGTGAAGCTGTACGCCGACGAACCCGGCACGTACACGATCACACAAGATATGGTAGGGGCTCGGTATGCCGGCGTCCTGATTCGCACATTCGTCGACCCTACCGACCCGGACGATATAACGCAAGTCCGGCAACTCCAGGACGAGACCGTCGTGGAACAAGCATCGGCTGGCTCGTTCGAGATTCCCAACTGGGACCAGCAATCATTCAAACAACTCGACGACGCGCTCACGACAGTTTTTATCACGCTCGAGAATTTCTCGGGTGCATATGGTGACGTCGGCCAGGTCGACCCGGTGAAATTTTTCGTCGCCAGTCCGTCAGGCTGGACTGGCGTCCCGCAGCCGTCGGAAGCGCTCTTCCTCCAACGGATTCCCTCCCAGAATGATGGCACAACGCCATACACACTCACCGTTAAGAATGTCCCCGTCGACGCGTTCTGGTCAGTCACTGTCTACAACCGTGACCTCTACCTCGAAGAGAACGAGTACGACGCGTATTCGATCAACAATGTGACCGCAGAGCGGAATGACGATGACAGTGTCACGATTCACTTTGGCGGCGACCCCGACCAGCCGAACTTCATCTACACGCCAGAAGGATGGCATTATATCGTCCGGCTCTACCAACCCCGCGAGCCGATTCTCGACGGGAGTTATCAGTTCCCCGAATCTCAACCGGTGAAGTGA
- a CDS encoding DUF1214 domain-containing protein: MSNEKLDTTANSNSEPLRATRRTALRGTGLAGLLAMGVGSTSARQDAPGANAKQTSANDESVPVTWENYPRANCHAKWQATVDDGGFGQFYHLRSLTPIDEQFTIGVNRDTLYSFGVFDLTEPVTITLPDTGDRYLSMNVQNEDQYGKLCVYDPGEYTITRDLTGTRYAGVAIRIFVDPDDTDDVNQVRQLQDEIIVEQASAGSFEIPNWDRQSHEQLTNALNTVVATVDNFSGGYGDIDEVDPVKFFLLSTSGWTGVPQPSEALFFFRAPAQNDGDTPHTLTVEDVPVDGFWSVSVYNRDLFFEKNQYDAYSVNNVTAEPNDDGSVTIHFGGDPDQPNFLYTPKGWNYVVRLYQPREPLIDGSYQFPEAQPVE; encoded by the coding sequence ATGAGCAACGAGAAACTCGATACGACGGCTAACTCGAACTCCGAACCACTGCGGGCGACTCGCCGCACCGCGCTTCGCGGAACGGGTCTCGCCGGATTACTCGCAATGGGCGTCGGCAGCACTAGCGCCCGCCAAGACGCTCCGGGCGCGAACGCCAAGCAGACGTCAGCAAATGACGAGTCGGTTCCAGTAACGTGGGAGAACTATCCGCGCGCCAACTGTCATGCTAAATGGCAGGCAACCGTCGACGATGGCGGGTTTGGACAGTTCTATCATCTCCGAAGTCTCACCCCTATCGACGAGCAGTTTACCATCGGGGTGAATCGTGACACGCTCTACTCGTTTGGGGTGTTCGATCTGACCGAGCCAGTCACCATCACGCTCCCAGACACCGGTGACCGCTACCTGTCGATGAACGTCCAGAACGAGGACCAGTACGGAAAGCTGTGCGTCTACGATCCGGGTGAATACACGATAACACGAGACCTAACGGGCACTCGGTATGCTGGCGTCGCAATCCGCATATTTGTCGATCCCGACGACACGGACGACGTGAACCAAGTCCGGCAACTCCAGGACGAGATTATCGTAGAGCAAGCATCGGCTGGCTCGTTCGAGATTCCTAACTGGGACCGGCAATCACACGAACAACTCACCAACGCGCTTAATACAGTCGTAGCCACGGTAGACAACTTCTCGGGTGGGTATGGTGACATCGACGAGGTCGATCCCGTGAAATTCTTCCTCCTCTCTACGTCAGGGTGGACCGGCGTTCCGCAACCGTCAGAAGCGTTATTCTTCTTTCGGGCTCCCGCCCAGAATGACGGCGACACGCCACACACACTCACCGTCGAGGACGTCCCCGTCGACGGATTCTGGTCGGTCAGCGTCTACAACCGTGACCTGTTCTTCGAGAAGAACCAATACGACGCGTATTCGGTCAACAACGTGACCGCTGAACCGAACGATGATGGCAGCGTCACCATCCACTTCGGTGGTGACCCCGACCAGCCGAATTTCCTCTATACCCCGAAGGGGTGGAACTACGTGGTTCGACTCTACCAACCGCGCGAGCCACTCATCGATGGGAGTTATCAATTCCCCGAGGCCCAGCCAGTCGAGTGA
- a CDS encoding type II toxin-antitoxin system VapC family toxin — translation MRVLLDTNVLVAAVTRDTQRSDDALELLNEADDAYVSVLNLMELRSVLTKKKQFERDRIDQIEQRITSRTTVTFPDASDMMAANQLQSETLLYPMDALVLTAANAIDATLVSFDNELVEHGAEQPTNVL, via the coding sequence ATGAGGGTCCTGCTGGATACGAACGTTCTGGTTGCTGCGGTTACACGCGATACGCAACGTTCCGACGATGCACTCGAATTACTCAATGAAGCCGATGATGCGTACGTCTCCGTGCTGAATCTGATGGAACTCCGGAGTGTACTCACCAAAAAGAAGCAGTTTGAGCGCGACCGAATCGATCAAATTGAGCAGCGGATCACCTCACGTACCACAGTCACATTTCCGGACGCGTCAGACATGATGGCAGCTAACCAACTTCAGTCTGAAACACTGCTCTATCCGATGGATGCACTCGTCCTTACAGCCGCGAATGCTATTGATGCGACGCTTGTTTCGTTCGACAACGAGCTAGTCGAACATGGCGCAGAACAGCCCACCAACGTACTCTGA
- a CDS encoding universal stress protein yields the protein MSFTQFDIGWFSGRGSTHDRPYIAGNFEGEQILVPLLNPSVPAIADQIKVAATLARVKDASLQIVNPVRVPQQTPRGLQERIPDENDHELLQWALDEAATTTQDVSGSFRYGRRLVEAVLESVDRYDSDTVVLPSTTSNGVLRRNLPERISVAVDCDVIVVNGEPGYDEVPSILLPIAGGPHSGLAADIAQTIASQFDAWIDILHVVDEDPSNEERRRASEFVEAAYQRIARPETTTTWILEAEETTDAIVEQSTYYDLTVLGAPTIGPLRRFVYGSTNQSIRADAESVVLSARNNRNPDSLLDDQ from the coding sequence ATGAGCTTCACGCAGTTCGATATCGGCTGGTTTTCAGGTAGGGGATCAACCCACGACCGGCCGTACATCGCGGGTAACTTCGAGGGTGAGCAGATACTCGTCCCACTACTCAACCCATCTGTCCCCGCAATAGCGGACCAAATAAAGGTCGCTGCCACTCTCGCTCGTGTGAAAGACGCCTCGCTACAAATTGTCAATCCAGTTCGAGTCCCCCAACAAACACCGAGGGGATTGCAAGAGCGGATTCCAGACGAAAACGATCACGAACTACTTCAATGGGCACTGGACGAAGCTGCGACAACAACCCAGGACGTAAGCGGAAGCTTCCGGTACGGGCGGCGACTTGTCGAAGCCGTACTAGAATCGGTGGACCGGTACGATAGCGATACTGTTGTCCTGCCCAGTACGACATCAAACGGCGTTCTTCGGCGGAATCTCCCGGAACGAATCAGTGTCGCAGTAGACTGTGACGTAATCGTGGTCAATGGAGAGCCAGGCTACGATGAGGTTCCATCGATCCTCCTTCCGATTGCGGGAGGACCACATTCTGGCTTGGCCGCAGATATCGCACAGACAATCGCCTCGCAGTTCGATGCATGGATCGATATTCTGCATGTCGTGGACGAGGACCCATCGAACGAAGAACGAAGAAGAGCCAGTGAATTTGTGGAGGCGGCCTATCAACGCATTGCGCGTCCAGAAACGACGACTACGTGGATTCTCGAAGCCGAAGAGACTACTGACGCTATCGTAGAGCAGTCGACATACTACGATCTTACCGTGCTCGGTGCACCTACGATAGGTCCGCTTCGACGGTTCGTCTATGGCTCGACAAACCAGTCGATTCGCGCAGATGCAGAGAGTGTGGTGTTGTCGGCTCGAAACAACCGGAACCCTGACTCCCTCCTAGACGACCAGTAG
- a CDS encoding matrixin family metalloprotease, with the protein MTVGIDQNANLSRDIRPLVNETLRYWNENATRYGDYDVQFVSTPSSDADLVVNFTANVTKCGIERDNRTLGCAPILEPNSKVDQETVEIEAGYTNKTTLKILKHEFGHVMGLEHGAEPMPLMAAVDNETERWPDRNLADRAWPRQSSNLSVYYSLENVSEPDREEYREQIQHALDYYANGADGYVPANVSFTRTTNQSGADVVVEFPESTECGGERVEEGSCASQWVINTDQDEAAEYLGTTEIAIMGMDADAVGWHVGVWLADSFGLEERPPPFVDADYDERRDEWWN; encoded by the coding sequence GTGACAGTCGGCATCGACCAGAACGCAAACCTGTCGCGGGATATTCGACCACTGGTCAATGAGACGCTTCGGTACTGGAACGAGAACGCAACCCGGTACGGTGACTACGACGTACAATTCGTCTCTACTCCAAGTAGTGATGCTGACCTCGTCGTCAACTTCACTGCGAACGTGACGAAGTGTGGCATCGAGCGAGACAATCGGACACTTGGGTGTGCCCCAATCTTGGAACCCAATTCGAAAGTCGATCAGGAAACCGTCGAAATTGAAGCGGGATATACGAACAAGACGACACTGAAGATTTTGAAACACGAGTTCGGTCACGTGATGGGACTCGAGCACGGCGCGGAGCCAATGCCACTCATGGCCGCTGTCGACAACGAAACGGAGAGGTGGCCTGATCGAAACCTCGCGGACCGTGCGTGGCCGCGGCAATCGAGTAATCTCTCCGTTTACTACTCACTTGAGAATGTCTCTGAACCAGACCGAGAGGAGTATCGCGAGCAGATACAGCACGCGCTCGATTACTACGCGAACGGCGCAGACGGTTACGTGCCAGCAAACGTCTCGTTCACTCGGACGACGAACCAGTCTGGGGCAGATGTAGTGGTCGAATTTCCAGAGAGTACTGAGTGCGGTGGCGAGCGTGTTGAGGAGGGGTCGTGTGCGTCTCAATGGGTTATAAACACGGACCAAGACGAGGCCGCAGAATACCTCGGGACCACGGAAATCGCAATCATGGGAATGGATGCAGATGCTGTTGGTTGGCACGTCGGCGTCTGGTTAGCTGACTCGTTCGGTCTTGAGGAACGACCACCGCCATTCGTCGATGCAGACTACGACGAACGCCGAGACGAGTGGTGGAACTGA
- a CDS encoding alpha/beta fold hydrolase, which translates to MRVIPDLVTTHRVIVPDLPGHGASTVTTNDLNADSVTRWLDELIEETCSVPPTLVGHLLGGAIAARFASNQGDRIQQLVLVDSLGLDRFWPSARFAFGLFRFLVRPTDRAYHSFLDQCLADRNELIEQLGDDWKPFLAYNLERARTPSVKAAMRTLMKEVAVPTISPEKLARITVPTILIWGREDRAIRLGVAREASDRYGWPLHVIDDSGDDPKLEQPQSFLDVLYDELDHDSYSERTA; encoded by the coding sequence ATACGAGTCATCCCGGATCTCGTGACGACCCATCGCGTTATCGTCCCCGACCTCCCCGGTCACGGCGCATCAACTGTCACTACCAATGATTTGAACGCAGACTCAGTGACCCGGTGGCTCGACGAATTGATAGAGGAAACGTGCTCGGTGCCACCGACACTGGTCGGACATCTGCTCGGTGGCGCTATCGCGGCCCGCTTCGCAAGTAACCAGGGGGATCGGATCCAACAGTTAGTGCTCGTAGATTCGTTAGGTCTAGACCGCTTCTGGCCATCCGCACGATTCGCGTTCGGGCTATTCCGATTCCTCGTACGACCGACGGACCGTGCGTACCACAGTTTTCTCGATCAGTGTCTGGCCGACCGGAACGAACTGATCGAGCAGTTGGGCGACGACTGGAAGCCGTTCTTGGCGTACAATCTCGAACGAGCACGTACGCCAAGTGTGAAGGCCGCTATGCGGACACTCATGAAAGAAGTCGCGGTGCCAACGATATCACCGGAGAAGTTAGCGCGAATTACAGTTCCGACGATACTGATCTGGGGGAGGGAGGACCGCGCCATACGACTCGGGGTCGCCAGAGAGGCGAGCGACCGCTATGGGTGGCCACTCCACGTGATTGACGACTCTGGTGACGACCCAAAACTGGAACAGCCCCAATCGTTCCTCGACGTACTGTATGACGAGCTCGATCACGACTCGTACTCCGAGAGGACGGCGTAG
- a CDS encoding class I SAM-dependent methyltransferase codes for MADQAEIQDAWTAIASAYDDYVTSSNMAVAERALRRVELRPEMQVLDVAAGSGALSIPAARRGARVLATDISPTMVEQLEVRAREEGLSNLEARVMDGHSLELEDDTFDIAGSQFGVMLFPDLPRGLSELTRVTKPGGHVLLVTMGQPSELEFLRFFIDAVTVVVPDFAGLPVDPPLLPFQVSDPERLRDELAAAGLMDIQVETTNHRLEFRSGAQLWDWVTASNPIGAELVADLTDQQQAEAREELDDKLTERSGGSAPAVLNNTVNIGVGTK; via the coding sequence ATGGCCGATCAAGCAGAGATTCAGGATGCATGGACTGCTATCGCATCTGCGTACGATGACTACGTTACGTCATCGAATATGGCGGTCGCAGAGCGGGCTCTTAGGCGGGTCGAACTTCGCCCGGAGATGCAAGTACTGGATGTTGCGGCTGGCAGTGGTGCACTGAGTATTCCCGCAGCACGAAGGGGCGCGCGAGTGCTGGCAACGGACATTTCTCCAACCATGGTCGAGCAACTCGAAGTACGGGCACGTGAGGAAGGACTGTCTAACTTAGAAGCGCGTGTTATGGACGGTCACAGCCTCGAACTCGAGGACGACACCTTCGACATCGCTGGCTCACAGTTCGGAGTCATGTTGTTCCCCGATCTGCCACGGGGACTGAGCGAACTAACGCGCGTTACCAAGCCCGGTGGGCACGTGTTACTGGTCACAATGGGGCAACCTTCGGAACTCGAATTCCTTCGATTCTTCATCGATGCCGTGACGGTTGTCGTCCCTGACTTCGCAGGGCTCCCAGTCGACCCTCCGCTGTTACCCTTCCAGGTGTCGGACCCCGAGAGATTGCGTGACGAACTGGCTGCTGCCGGCCTGATGGATATTCAGGTGGAGACCACAAACCATCGGTTGGAGTTTCGATCCGGTGCACAGTTGTGGGACTGGGTGACCGCCAGCAATCCAATCGGGGCGGAGTTGGTCGCCGATTTAACAGACCAGCAGCAAGCCGAGGCTCGGGAGGAACTGGATGACAAACTAACCGAACGGTCTGGAGGGAGCGCTCCCGCCGTGTTGAACAACACGGTCAACATCGGTGTCGGGACGAAATAA
- a CDS encoding helix-turn-helix transcriptional regulator, with translation MDAVLEEIDFLARSNHRIGVLEELTEGPLDRRELRTATEASSPTMSRILTDFEDRRWIVRNGPTYELTPLGEFVADRFLDFHEAMKTERKLRDVWHWLPREMDGFSVDLFADAVVSYPGPGYPYEPIERLTHLIEGTTRLRGFDSIVFKSISNETVCQGVLDGMELEYVYSPTALEKTLRWNPDRVMEAASCDHCTIFVHDDLPDRSRCGLGIVDDRAGICCHDTETGALTAVIDTDAPEARDWAISTFERVREEAKLVDPQAFETHVSSDLLS, from the coding sequence ATGGATGCTGTACTCGAAGAAATCGACTTTCTCGCCAGATCCAACCACCGAATCGGTGTCCTAGAAGAACTCACCGAAGGCCCACTCGACAGACGAGAACTCCGCACCGCAACAGAAGCCTCCTCACCGACCATGAGTCGAATCCTCACCGACTTCGAAGACCGCCGATGGATTGTCCGCAATGGACCAACGTACGAACTGACACCCCTTGGCGAATTCGTTGCAGACCGATTTCTCGACTTCCACGAAGCGATGAAGACCGAACGCAAACTCCGCGACGTCTGGCACTGGCTTCCACGGGAGATGGACGGATTTTCCGTCGACCTCTTCGCCGATGCAGTGGTCTCATATCCTGGACCGGGCTACCCGTACGAACCGATTGAGCGACTAACCCACCTTATCGAGGGAACCACTCGACTGCGGGGGTTCGACAGTATCGTGTTCAAGTCGATCAGCAACGAGACAGTTTGCCAAGGAGTCCTCGACGGTATGGAGCTAGAGTACGTGTACTCGCCGACAGCACTCGAGAAGACCCTCCGTTGGAATCCTGACCGAGTTATGGAGGCCGCATCGTGTGACCACTGCACTATCTTCGTTCACGACGACCTTCCCGACCGATCACGGTGCGGACTCGGTATCGTCGATGATCGCGCCGGAATCTGCTGTCACGACACGGAGACAGGGGCACTGACTGCTGTCATCGACACGGATGCACCGGAAGCCCGAGACTGGGCTATCTCTACCTTCGAACGTGTCCGCGAGGAGGCGAAACTCGTCGACCCACAAGCATTCGAAACGCACGTCTCGTCGGACTTACTTTCGTAG
- a CDS encoding Cdc6/Cdc18 family protein produces the protein MTEESSELSDYNDRFDDPSEDPLFNFDDDDQDRANIFVRKELLKVGHVPESARIVGRDDEIEAVAAELQPIVRGDPPNNVMIYGKTGTGKSLVARHVTERARRAAESNDVAAATVYVDCAQHNTQTRVARTVTRALNEPDLTGLNIPRSGIGSGEYYDYLWEILDAAYDSVIIILDEVDRLDDDDILMQLSRAREAGKADCHLGIIAVSNKIEYRDRLNERVKSSLREEEFVFQPYDANQLRDIMDHRRDAFHDDVLSTDVIPLTAAVAAQEHGDARKAIEILRHAGELAERESVETVTEEHVRDAQEWAEIDRFEELLRGSTTQVKFVLCSLALLTKENSGAEAFSTSRIYERYQTIAEQLDANTLSEHRIYELLKEQAFLGVVESTRTGGGRGQGSYLEHRLVQDTEIVLKSVLRDSRLEELA, from the coding sequence ATGACCGAGGAATCGTCCGAACTCTCAGACTACAACGACCGCTTCGACGACCCGTCTGAGGACCCACTATTCAACTTCGACGACGACGACCAAGACCGAGCAAACATCTTCGTCAGAAAAGAACTCCTCAAAGTCGGCCACGTCCCCGAAAGCGCCCGCATCGTCGGCCGCGACGACGAAATCGAAGCCGTCGCCGCCGAACTTCAACCAATCGTCCGTGGCGACCCACCAAACAACGTCATGATCTACGGCAAGACGGGAACCGGCAAATCCCTCGTCGCCCGCCACGTCACCGAACGCGCACGCCGCGCCGCCGAATCCAACGACGTCGCCGCAGCCACCGTCTACGTCGACTGCGCCCAACACAACACCCAAACACGAGTCGCCCGAACCGTCACCCGAGCCCTCAACGAGCCCGACCTAACCGGACTAAACATCCCACGATCCGGCATCGGCAGTGGCGAATACTACGACTACCTCTGGGAAATCCTTGATGCAGCCTACGACTCAGTCATCATCATCCTCGACGAAGTCGACCGCTTAGATGACGACGACATCCTCATGCAACTCTCGCGAGCACGCGAGGCGGGGAAGGCGGACTGCCACCTCGGCATTATCGCAGTCAGTAACAAGATCGAATACCGCGACCGCCTCAACGAACGCGTCAAATCCAGTCTCCGGGAAGAAGAATTCGTCTTCCAACCCTACGACGCCAACCAACTCCGAGACATCATGGACCACCGACGCGACGCCTTCCACGACGACGTCCTCTCGACAGACGTCATCCCACTCACAGCAGCCGTCGCGGCACAAGAACATGGTGACGCCCGCAAAGCAATCGAAATCCTCCGGCACGCCGGCGAATTAGCTGAGCGCGAGAGCGTCGAGACAGTCACCGAAGAACACGTCCGAGACGCACAAGAATGGGCTGAAATCGACCGCTTCGAAGAACTATTGCGCGGCTCGACGACCCAAGTGAAATTCGTGTTGTGTTCTCTCGCTTTGTTGACCAAGGAGAATTCTGGTGCGGAAGCATTCTCGACGAGCCGCATCTACGAACGCTATCAAACCATCGCAGAGCAACTCGATGCGAACACCTTGAGCGAGCATCGGATCTACGAGTTGTTGAAAGAACAGGCGTTCCTCGGTGTTGTCGAATCGACTCGTACTGGTGGCGGGCGCGGGCAAGGCAGTTACTTGGAGCATCGGTTGGTTCAGGACACAGAGATTGTGTTGAAGTCCGTGCTTCGGGACAGTCGTCTCGAGGAACTCGCCTAA